A window of the Roseovarius sp. S88 genome harbors these coding sequences:
- the ccmE gene encoding cytochrome c maturation protein CcmE: MKSLKKKRRVQIIAIATVALVLSTGLIGYALQDGINFFRSPSQIVEEPPLPTEVFRIGGLVEEGSIVRGQGETVSFSVTDGGAVIPVTYTGVLPDLFSENEGMVGTGTYEDGVFKATEILAKHDEEYMPKEVIESLKEQGVYKEPGDS; the protein is encoded by the coding sequence ATGAAATCGCTCAAGAAAAAACGCCGCGTTCAGATTATCGCCATCGCAACGGTAGCGCTTGTGCTGTCAACAGGGCTGATTGGGTATGCGTTGCAAGACGGGATAAACTTTTTCCGATCCCCGAGTCAGATCGTCGAGGAACCACCCTTGCCAACGGAGGTGTTTCGCATCGGTGGTTTGGTCGAAGAGGGCAGCATCGTGCGCGGGCAAGGCGAAACTGTCAGCTTTAGCGTGACCGATGGTGGAGCCGTGATCCCGGTCACATATACGGGCGTATTGCCAGACCTTTTCTCAGAGAACGAAGGCATGGTTGGCACCGGCACATATGAGGATGGGGTGTTCAAGGCGACGGAGATCCTTGCCAAGCATGATGAGGAATACATGCCCAAAGAGGTGATCGAAAGCCTCAAGGAGCAGGGTGTCTACAAAGAGCCGGGCGATAGCTGA